From Candidatus Sphingomonas colombiensis, one genomic window encodes:
- the prsK gene encoding PEP-CTERM system histidine kinase PrsK produces MPASITLWSYALAALLFGALALGQLRHRHGGLPHSTLVIALGATALWALAVAGIGSTDVATRLTEGARTLAWLAFMFALMRQESREVSHRGLAAVYAACALVGTVVIVLAVAETAVGQNDATTIIAPVRLVLRMLGAITALLLLYRVQATTVRGDVRIVVLALAVIFALDLLLLVNNWTNRQWASDLSAVRGVGMVAVAPLFGLALQREGEWSLQVSRRLAFGLLSVLLIGAYIAITGLAASFLAEVGGDRARMAQTVFVFGTAAALLTIVSTPWLRASAKVLVAKHLFTHRYDYRAEWLRFNETLGSPGDSAAPLAVRVVKAVADVTDSPAGLLLVARDGALERGAGWNWTGDDGEPADANAALHAHLAATHRIVELDAVRAGTSIAADQGATPAWLLERADAWAIVPLVHFDQLTGALVLGRPPLDRALDWEDFDLLGVAGRQVASYLAEDRAHDALADGRRFDEFNRRFAFIMHDLKNLVSQLTLLARNAERHADNPAFRADMVETLRDSSQRMNKLLARLSQHHGGRGEVLRAVPLHPLAERIAAARRAQHPVAVTGIANAAAVADAAGLETLLGHLVQNAIEASAASVPVTLNIVALPESRKVAVEVIDAGCGMSPAFMRDQLFKPFVSSKEGGFGLGAFEARQLAEAMGGTVSVDSRPGEGTRFRVTLRAADELEQAA; encoded by the coding sequence ATGCCGGCCTCGATAACCCTGTGGAGTTATGCGCTCGCCGCGCTGCTGTTCGGCGCGCTCGCGCTCGGGCAGTTGCGGCATCGTCACGGCGGTCTGCCCCATAGCACGCTGGTAATCGCGCTCGGCGCGACCGCGCTTTGGGCGCTGGCGGTCGCGGGGATCGGATCGACCGATGTTGCCACGCGGCTGACCGAAGGTGCACGCACGCTCGCATGGCTCGCGTTCATGTTCGCGCTGATGCGGCAGGAATCGCGCGAGGTGAGCCATCGCGGGCTCGCCGCGGTCTATGCCGCCTGTGCGCTGGTCGGCACGGTCGTGATCGTGCTGGCGGTCGCGGAAACGGCGGTCGGGCAGAATGACGCGACCACCATCATCGCGCCGGTGCGGCTGGTGTTGCGGATGCTGGGCGCGATCACCGCGCTGCTGCTGCTTTACCGCGTACAGGCGACCACCGTGCGCGGCGACGTGCGCATCGTGGTGCTGGCGCTGGCGGTGATCTTCGCGCTCGATCTGCTGTTGCTCGTCAACAATTGGACGAACCGGCAATGGGCGAGCGATCTGAGCGCGGTACGCGGGGTCGGCATGGTCGCGGTTGCGCCGTTGTTCGGCCTGGCGCTGCAACGCGAGGGCGAATGGTCGCTTCAGGTTTCGCGCCGTCTCGCCTTCGGCCTGCTCTCCGTGCTGCTGATCGGCGCCTATATCGCGATCACCGGACTGGCGGCGAGCTTCCTTGCGGAGGTGGGCGGCGATCGCGCGCGGATGGCGCAGACGGTGTTCGTCTTCGGCACCGCCGCCGCGCTACTCACCATCGTCTCGACGCCATGGCTGCGCGCCTCCGCCAAGGTGCTGGTCGCGAAGCATCTCTTCACGCATCGCTATGATTATCGCGCCGAATGGCTGCGTTTCAACGAAACGCTCGGCTCGCCCGGAGACAGTGCCGCGCCGCTCGCGGTGCGGGTGGTGAAGGCGGTGGCGGACGTGACGGATTCACCCGCCGGGCTGCTGCTCGTCGCGCGTGATGGCGCGCTGGAGCGCGGCGCGGGATGGAACTGGACCGGCGACGACGGCGAGCCCGCCGATGCCAATGCCGCGCTCCATGCGCACCTCGCGGCGACGCATCGCATCGTCGAGCTGGATGCGGTCCGCGCCGGCACGTCGATCGCGGCGGATCAAGGCGCCACCCCGGCGTGGCTGCTGGAGCGCGCGGACGCGTGGGCGATCGTGCCGCTCGTCCATTTCGATCAGCTCACCGGCGCGCTCGTGCTTGGGCGGCCACCGCTCGATCGCGCGCTGGACTGGGAGGATTTCGATTTGCTCGGCGTCGCCGGGCGACAGGTCGCGAGCTATCTGGCGGAGGATCGCGCGCACGATGCGCTGGCCGATGGGCGGCGTTTCGATGAGTTCAATCGCCGCTTCGCCTTCATCATGCATGATCTGAAAAATCTGGTGAGCCAGCTAACCCTCCTTGCCCGCAACGCGGAGCGTCATGCGGATAATCCCGCTTTCCGCGCCGACATGGTGGAAACGCTGCGTGATTCCTCGCAGCGGATGAACAAGCTGCTCGCGCGGCTGTCACAGCATCATGGCGGGCGCGGCGAGGTGTTGCGCGCGGTGCCGTTGCATCCGCTAGCGGAGCGGATCGCGGCGGCCAGGCGGGCGCAGCATCCGGTTGCCGTGACTGGTATCGCGAATGCGGCGGCGGTGGCGGATGCGGCCGGGCTGGAGACATTGCTAGGCCACCTCGTCCAGAACGCGATCGAGGCAAGCGCCGCGAGCGTGCCCGTAACCCTCAACATCGTCGCTTTGCCGGAATCGCGGAAGGTTGCGGTCGAGGTGATCGATGCCGGCTGCGGCATGTCCCCCGCCTTCATGCGGGATCAGCTGTTCAAGCCCTTCGTCTCCAGCAAGGAGGGCGGGTTTGGCCTCGGCGCGTTCGAGGCGCGCCAGCTTGCCGAGGCGATGGGCGGCACGGTCTCGGTGGATAGCCGGCCGGGAGAAGGAACGCGCTTCCGCGTCACGTTGCGCGCGGCGGACGAATTGGAGCAGGCAGCATGA
- a CDS encoding tetratricopeptide repeat protein: MIEDPATYPLLRMKRRSRRHRTRRSAWSRLVRLVTVAIGSAAVVFGIVAIAREAAAPDPQVETKAAATALAAGNYSAARRHAEAAISVSPRLPDALLLLARADLALGDGEPAEGALNRALRAGVARDIVRPLLADAWLRQGDTDRALGATAGNPADAEGQRVHARALAASGDPEAATQALHALLATHPDDAVAWTSLGRVRLDAGDVAGADAAAQRAVAIARNDPASLTLRGEIIRGRYGLVAALPWFRAALARDAYYHPALIEYAATLGDLGRYGEMLEATRRALVARAGSPQALYLQAVLAARAGRIELARAMLAKTGGTIDGVPGVVLLDGALSYAAGDYEQAVARWRELVGRQPMNIVARRLLGAALIRSGDLPGALDALRPAALRDDADSYILALVGRAFEATGERDWSARFLDRASRPDLGRPAPFASDASVPVLVNQASDAPNDPSAMVTLVRGMLEDGDRTSAISRAHSLVAVSPGAPAAQLLLGDALSISGRYAPAFDAYADAANLRFDVPVFLRVVEAAAQSGKITDGARALALFRAQNPEDIASRRMLANLQLSAQRWEPAIATLEGLTRTIGARDALLLAQLAYAHAGADDPTAALRYGRRAYAIAPMNATAADAYGWAIYGNGDAAGALPLLRKAISLAPARADIRWHLAQSLAEAGFTSDARAAIALALRDRTFPDRDQALALDRSLSTD, from the coding sequence ATGATTGAAGACCCGGCGACCTACCCATTGCTACGCATGAAACGGCGATCGCGGCGACATCGCACGCGCCGGTCGGCATGGTCTCGCCTCGTCCGGCTCGTCACGGTGGCGATCGGTAGCGCGGCGGTCGTCTTCGGCATCGTCGCCATCGCGCGCGAGGCAGCCGCGCCTGATCCGCAAGTCGAAACGAAAGCCGCCGCCACCGCCCTCGCCGCCGGAAACTACAGCGCGGCCCGTCGCCACGCGGAGGCCGCGATTTCGGTATCACCCCGCCTGCCCGATGCGCTGCTGCTGCTCGCACGCGCAGATCTGGCGCTTGGTGACGGCGAACCGGCGGAAGGCGCGCTCAATCGAGCCCTGCGCGCTGGCGTGGCGCGAGATATCGTCCGTCCGCTGCTCGCCGACGCATGGCTCCGGCAGGGCGATACGGATCGTGCCTTAGGCGCAACCGCTGGGAACCCGGCCGACGCCGAGGGGCAGCGCGTCCACGCACGGGCACTCGCGGCAAGTGGCGACCCGGAAGCCGCGACGCAGGCGCTGCATGCACTGTTAGCGACCCATCCGGATGACGCCGTGGCCTGGACCAGCCTCGGTCGCGTTCGTCTGGACGCGGGCGACGTCGCCGGCGCGGACGCGGCGGCTCAGCGCGCCGTTGCGATCGCCCGCAACGATCCCGCGTCGCTGACACTTCGTGGCGAGATCATACGCGGCCGCTACGGCCTTGTCGCCGCGCTCCCGTGGTTCCGCGCGGCGCTTGCACGAGATGCATATTATCACCCGGCGCTAATCGAATATGCGGCAACGCTCGGCGATCTTGGGCGCTATGGCGAAATGCTCGAAGCCACGCGCCGCGCACTCGTCGCGCGCGCCGGCAGCCCGCAAGCGCTTTATCTTCAGGCGGTGCTCGCGGCGCGCGCCGGGCGGATCGAGCTTGCCCGCGCGATGCTTGCCAAGACTGGCGGCACGATCGACGGGGTGCCCGGCGTGGTACTGCTCGATGGTGCGCTCTCTTATGCCGCCGGCGATTATGAGCAAGCCGTTGCGCGCTGGCGCGAACTGGTCGGGCGGCAGCCGATGAACATCGTCGCGCGCCGATTGCTCGGCGCGGCGCTGATACGATCGGGCGATTTGCCTGGCGCTCTCGACGCGCTCCGCCCTGCCGCGTTGCGCGACGATGCCGACAGCTACATCCTTGCGCTGGTCGGCCGAGCATTCGAAGCGACCGGGGAACGCGACTGGTCAGCGCGGTTCCTCGATCGCGCGTCGCGCCCGGATCTTGGCCGCCCCGCCCCCTTCGCAAGCGACGCGAGCGTTCCGGTGCTCGTCAATCAAGCCAGCGACGCGCCGAACGATCCCAGCGCAATGGTCACCTTGGTTCGCGGCATGCTGGAAGACGGTGATCGAACAAGCGCGATCAGCCGCGCGCATTCGCTCGTGGCCGTTTCTCCCGGCGCGCCTGCCGCGCAATTGCTGTTGGGCGACGCCTTGTCGATCTCGGGCCGCTACGCCCCAGCCTTCGACGCTTATGCCGATGCCGCGAATTTGCGCTTCGACGTGCCGGTGTTCCTTCGTGTGGTCGAAGCTGCCGCGCAATCAGGCAAGATCACGGATGGCGCGCGCGCGTTGGCTCTGTTCAGGGCGCAGAACCCAGAGGATATCGCCTCGCGGCGAATGCTCGCGAACCTTCAGCTATCCGCACAACGATGGGAGCCAGCGATTGCCACGCTGGAGGGGCTGACGCGGACGATCGGTGCACGCGACGCGCTGCTGCTCGCCCAACTCGCTTACGCTCATGCCGGTGCAGACGACCCGACGGCTGCTCTGCGCTACGGGCGCCGCGCTTATGCGATCGCGCCGATGAACGCGACGGCGGCGGATGCTTATGGCTGGGCGATTTACGGCAACGGCGACGCCGCCGGCGCGCTTCCGCTCTTGCGGAAAGCCATTTCGCTCGCGCCAGCCCGCGCTGACATTCGCTGGCACCTGGCACAGTCGCTTGCGGAAGCAGGTTTCACTTCAGACGCACGAGCGGCGATAGCGCTCGCGTTGCGCGACCGAACATTTCCGGATCGCGATCAGGCTTTGGCGCTGGACCGTTCGCTCAGCACTGATTGA
- a CDS encoding ATP-binding protein, with protein MEATLARIAAALERLAPPPPASADPLAHAAYVWREHTLVATRAFAPVSIDLLQGIDAQKASLHENLVRLAAGHAAQDVLLWGARGTGKSALVKASVAAIQAEGGALALIEVAADRLDTLPELFGTIANVSRAFVLFLDDLGIDAAADSRALRSLLEGGAEARPANARLVVTSNRRHLIPRDIHEQENAINPRDSVDDHLALADRFGLSIGFHVVDQDHYLAIVRGYADRYDLPFDAAEAVQWATRRGSRSGRVAWQYVTELAGRTGKTI; from the coding sequence ATGGAAGCCACCCTCGCCCGCATCGCCGCCGCGCTTGAACGGCTCGCACCGCCGCCACCCGCATCCGCCGATCCGCTTGCACATGCCGCCTATGTCTGGCGCGAACATACGCTCGTGGCGACGCGCGCTTTCGCACCCGTCTCGATCGACCTGTTGCAGGGCATCGACGCGCAAAAGGCATCGCTGCACGAAAATCTTGTAAGGCTCGCCGCCGGCCATGCCGCGCAGGACGTATTGTTATGGGGCGCGCGCGGCACCGGAAAATCCGCGCTGGTGAAAGCGAGCGTCGCGGCGATCCAGGCGGAGGGCGGCGCGCTGGCGCTGATCGAGGTCGCTGCCGATCGGCTCGATACTTTGCCGGAGTTGTTCGGTACGATCGCTAACGTGTCGCGGGCCTTCGTCCTGTTCCTCGATGATCTGGGCATTGACGCGGCCGCAGACTCTCGCGCGCTCCGCTCATTGCTGGAGGGCGGCGCGGAGGCACGGCCGGCGAATGCGCGGCTGGTGGTCACCTCGAACCGCCGCCACCTGATCCCGCGCGATATCCACGAACAGGAAAACGCGATCAATCCACGCGATTCGGTCGACGATCATCTCGCGCTCGCCGATCGCTTCGGGTTGAGCATCGGCTTCCACGTCGTCGATCAGGATCACTATCTCGCGATCGTGCGCGGTTATGCCGATCGCTATGATCTCCCGTTCGACGCGGCAGAGGCTGTTCAATGGGCGACGCGGCGCGGTAGCCGATCGGGCCGCGTTGCATGGCAATATGTAACCGAACTCGCCGGGCGCACCGGCAAAACGATTTAG
- the groL gene encoding chaperonin GroEL (60 kDa chaperone family; promotes refolding of misfolded polypeptides especially under stressful conditions; forms two stacked rings of heptamers to form a barrel-shaped 14mer; ends can be capped by GroES; misfolded proteins enter the barrel where they are refolded when GroES binds) — protein MAAKDVKFGRDARERILRGVDILADAVKVTLGPKGRNVVIDKSFGAPRITKDGVTVAKEIELKDKFENMGAQMVREVASKTNDIAGDGTTTATVLAQAIVREGMKSVAAGMNPMDLKRGIDLAVHKVIDDVKARSKAVSGSNEIAQVGIISANGDKEVGEKIAEAMEKVGKEGVITVEEAKGLEFELDVVEGMQFDRGYLSPYFITNPEKMQVELADPYILIHEKKLSNLQSMLPILEAVVQSGRPLLIIAEDIEGEALATLVVNKLRGGLKVAAVKAPGFGDRRKAMLEDIAILTNGEVVSEDLGIKLETVTLGMLGTAKRVTIDKDNTTIVDGAGEEAAIKGRVEAIRQQIEVTTSDYDREKLQERLAKLAGGVAVIKVGGATEVEVKERKDRVDDALHATRAAVEEGIVPGGGTALLYATKALDGVKGANDDQTRGIDIVRKSLTALVRQIAANAGQDGAVVSGKLLDQNDTSFGFNASTDTYENLVQAGVIDPTKVVRTALQNAASVAGLLITTEATVSEMPEDKPAMPAMPGGGMGGMDF, from the coding sequence ATGGCAGCCAAGGACGTGAAATTCGGCCGCGACGCGCGTGAGCGCATCCTGCGCGGCGTCGATATCCTCGCCGATGCGGTGAAGGTCACGCTGGGGCCGAAGGGCCGCAACGTCGTGATCGACAAGTCGTTCGGTGCTCCGCGCATCACCAAGGACGGCGTCACCGTCGCCAAGGAGATCGAGCTCAAGGACAAGTTCGAGAACATGGGCGCGCAGATGGTGCGCGAAGTGGCCTCGAAGACCAACGACATCGCTGGCGACGGCACCACCACCGCGACCGTTCTCGCCCAGGCGATCGTTCGCGAGGGCATGAAGTCGGTTGCGGCCGGCATGAACCCGATGGACCTGAAGCGCGGCATCGACCTCGCCGTCCATAAGGTGATCGACGACGTGAAGGCGCGTTCGAAGGCCGTTTCGGGCTCGAACGAGATCGCCCAGGTCGGCATCATCTCCGCGAACGGCGACAAGGAAGTCGGCGAGAAGATCGCGGAAGCGATGGAGAAGGTCGGCAAGGAAGGCGTCATCACCGTCGAAGAGGCCAAGGGCCTCGAATTCGAGCTGGACGTCGTCGAAGGCATGCAGTTCGACCGCGGCTATCTGTCGCCGTACTTCATCACCAATCCTGAGAAGATGCAGGTCGAACTCGCGGATCCGTATATCCTGATCCATGAGAAGAAGCTGTCGAACCTCCAGTCGATGCTGCCGATCCTCGAAGCGGTCGTTCAGTCGGGTCGCCCGCTCCTGATCATCGCCGAGGATATCGAAGGCGAAGCGCTGGCCACGCTGGTGGTCAACAAGCTGCGCGGCGGCCTGAAGGTCGCGGCAGTCAAGGCGCCGGGCTTCGGCGATCGTCGCAAGGCGATGCTGGAAGACATCGCGATCCTCACCAACGGTGAAGTCGTCAGCGAAGATCTCGGCATCAAGCTCGAAACCGTCACGCTCGGCATGCTCGGCACCGCCAAGCGCGTCACGATCGACAAGGACAACACCACCATCGTCGATGGCGCTGGTGAAGAGGCCGCGATCAAGGGCCGCGTCGAGGCGATCCGTCAGCAGATCGAAGTGACGACCAGCGACTATGATCGTGAGAAGCTCCAGGAGCGTCTCGCGAAGCTCGCCGGTGGCGTTGCCGTGATCAAGGTCGGTGGTGCGACCGAGGTTGAGGTCAAGGAGCGCAAGGATCGCGTTGACGATGCGCTGCACGCGACCCGCGCGGCTGTGGAAGAGGGCATCGTCCCGGGCGGCGGCACTGCGCTGCTCTATGCGACCAAGGCGCTCGACGGCGTCAAGGGCGCGAATGACGACCAGACCCGCGGCATCGACATCGTCCGCAAGTCGCTGACTGCGCTGGTTCGCCAGATCGCAGCCAACGCCGGCCAGGACGGTGCGGTTGTTTCGGGCAAGCTGCTTGACCAGAACGACACCTCGTTCGGCTTCAACGCTTCGACCGACACCTATGAGAACCTGGTGCAGGCCGGCGTGATCGATCCGACCAAGGTGGTTCGCACCGCGCTGCAGAATGCGGCATCGGTTGCCGGTCTCCTCATCACCACCGAGGCGACCGTTTCCGAAATGCCGGAAGACAAGCCCGCAATGCCGGCAATGCCGGGCGGCGGCATGGGCGGGATGGACTTCTGA
- the prsR gene encoding PEP-CTERM-box response regulator transcription factor, translating into MSDRPKLLIVEDDLGLQRQLRWAYEGYEVIVAGDRPAAMEAFRLHEPAVVTLDLGLPPDPDGTAEGFATLMEILALKPDTKVIVASGHGARESALRAIADGAWDFYQKPIDIDALGLIVARAFHVHELEAENRRLAASVNGAAMAGLITAAPEMLKVTRTIERVAPADVSVMLLGASGTGKELLARGLHDASPRRDGAFVAINCAAIPETLLESELFGHEKGAFTGAVKTTEGKIEQAHGGTLFLDEIGDVPLPLQVKLLRFLQERTIERIGGRRAITVDTRIVCATHRDIDAMVADGSFREDLYYRLAEIVIRIPALAERVGDAALLARHFVTKYAKTMNPAVTGLAADARAAIDAWGWPGNVRELENRVKRAVIMADGKLVTAGDLDLAEPDDAPINLRAVRETADRTAIRRALARADGNISNTARLLGISRPTLYDLLKGYNLND; encoded by the coding sequence ATGAGTGATCGTCCCAAGCTGTTGATTGTCGAGGATGATCTTGGTCTCCAGCGCCAGTTGCGCTGGGCCTATGAGGGCTATGAAGTGATCGTCGCGGGTGATCGTCCGGCGGCGATGGAGGCGTTCCGGTTGCATGAGCCGGCGGTGGTGACGCTCGATCTCGGGCTGCCGCCAGACCCGGATGGCACCGCCGAGGGCTTCGCCACGTTGATGGAGATTCTCGCGCTCAAACCTGATACAAAGGTGATCGTCGCATCGGGTCACGGTGCCCGCGAAAGTGCCTTGCGCGCCATCGCCGACGGGGCATGGGATTTCTATCAAAAGCCCATCGATATCGATGCGCTCGGCCTGATCGTCGCCCGCGCCTTCCATGTGCATGAACTGGAAGCAGAAAATCGCCGCTTGGCGGCAAGTGTCAATGGTGCGGCGATGGCCGGCCTGATCACCGCCGCGCCCGAAATGCTCAAGGTCACCCGCACGATCGAGCGCGTCGCGCCGGCGGATGTGTCGGTCATGCTGCTCGGCGCGAGCGGCACCGGCAAGGAGCTGCTCGCCCGCGGTCTGCACGATGCGTCGCCCCGCCGCGACGGCGCCTTCGTCGCGATCAACTGCGCCGCAATCCCCGAAACCCTGCTGGAAAGCGAGCTGTTCGGGCACGAAAAAGGTGCCTTCACCGGCGCGGTGAAAACCACCGAGGGCAAGATAGAACAGGCCCATGGCGGCACGCTGTTCCTCGATGAAATCGGCGACGTTCCCCTGCCGCTTCAGGTCAAGCTGCTGCGTTTCCTTCAGGAACGCACGATCGAGCGCATCGGGGGGCGCCGCGCGATCACGGTCGATACGCGCATCGTCTGCGCCACGCATCGCGATATCGACGCGATGGTGGCGGATGGCAGCTTCCGCGAGGATCTCTATTATCGTCTCGCAGAAATCGTCATCCGCATTCCCGCCCTCGCCGAGCGCGTTGGCGACGCAGCGCTGCTCGCGCGCCATTTCGTCACGAAATACGCCAAGACGATGAACCCGGCGGTGACCGGCCTCGCAGCGGACGCGCGCGCCGCGATCGATGCCTGGGGCTGGCCCGGCAATGTCCGAGAACTCGAGAACCGCGTGAAGCGCGCGGTAATCATGGCGGACGGCAAGCTCGTCACCGCCGGCGACCTCGATCTCGCCGAGCCGGATGACGCACCGATCAACCTGCGCGCCGTCCGCGAGACGGCGGACCGCACCGCGATCCGCCGTGCGCTCGCCCGCGCGGACGGCAATATCTCGAACACCGCGCGACTGCTCGGGATCAGCCGCCCGACGCTCTACGATCTCCTCAAGGGCTACAATCTGAATGATTGA
- the groES gene encoding co-chaperone GroES, with protein sequence MSFRPLHDRVLVRRIEADAKTAGGIIIPDTAKEKPQEGEIVSVGTGAKAEDGKVTPLDVKAGDRILFGKWSGTEVKVDGEDLLIMKESDILGIIG encoded by the coding sequence ATGAGCTTTCGTCCGTTGCACGACCGCGTTCTCGTTCGCCGCATCGAGGCGGACGCGAAGACGGCCGGCGGGATCATCATCCCCGACACCGCCAAGGAAAAGCCGCAGGAAGGCGAGATCGTCTCCGTCGGCACTGGCGCTAAGGCCGAGGACGGCAAGGTCACGCCGCTGGACGTGAAGGCCGGCGATCGCATCCTGTTCGGCAAATGGTCGGGCACCGAGGTCAAGGTCGATGGCGAAGACCTGCTCATCATGAAGGAAAGCGACATCCTCGGCATCATCGGCTGA
- a CDS encoding ATP-binding cassette domain-containing protein, which produces MAAPILAYEDLGLVQGAGWLFRHLNLYIQPRDRLALIGRNGAGKTTLLKLIAGRIDADEGRRTIVPGTKVILLEQEPDLTGFRDARRLRPVRPRRARRISRRRRSPASSASISPAKAATASGGERRRAAIVRALAQSPDVLLLDEPTNHLDIAAIEWLEDWLQRFNGAFVAISHDRTFLTRLTKQTLWLDRGSAPPRRDRLRRLRGVDRSGRRRGAARGREARRQAQARGALAPARGHRAGAAAIRAGSPSSRRCAPSAPR; this is translated from the coding sequence ATGGCAGCCCCCATCCTAGCATATGAAGACCTTGGCCTCGTTCAGGGAGCAGGTTGGCTGTTCCGCCACCTCAATCTCTACATCCAGCCGCGCGACCGGCTGGCGCTGATCGGGCGCAATGGTGCGGGCAAGACGACGCTGCTGAAGCTGATCGCCGGCCGCATCGACGCCGATGAGGGCCGGCGCACGATCGTCCCCGGCACCAAGGTGATCCTGCTCGAGCAGGAGCCCGATCTCACCGGCTTTCGCGACGCTCGCCGACTACGTCCTGTCCGCCCCCGACGCGCCCGCCGCATTTCGAGGCGGAGGCGATCGCCGGCCAGCTCGGCATCGATCTCACCCGCGAAAGCGGCGACCGCCAGCGGCGGCGAGCGGCGCCGCGCCGCGATCGTCCGTGCGCTGGCGCAGTCGCCCGACGTGCTGCTGCTCGACGAGCCGACCAACCACCTCGATATCGCCGCGATCGAATGGCTCGAGGACTGGCTCCAGCGCTTCAACGGCGCGTTCGTCGCGATCAGCCACGATCGCACCTTCCTCACCCGGCTGACCAAGCAGACGCTGTGGCTCGATCGCGGCAGCGCTCCGCCGCGCCGAGATCGGCTTCGGCGGCTTCGAGGCGTGGACCGATCAGGTCGCCGCCGAGGAGCAGCGCGCGGCCGAGAAGCTCGACGCCAGGCTCAAGCTCGAGGAGCATTGGCTCCAGCGCGGGGTCACCGGGCCGGCGCCGCCGCAATCAGGGCCGGCTCACCAAGCTCAAGGAGATGCGCGCCGAGCGCGCCGCGATGA
- a CDS encoding ATP-binding cassette domain-containing protein has protein sequence MIDAEHVSQAFDGERPIIRDFTFRVTRGDRIGLVGRNGAGKSTLLKLLTGELEPDSGSVKLAKTLEAIVIDQQRSLMAPEKRVRDVLADGGDWIEVLGVKKHVHGYLKEFLFDPSIAEAKVGSLSGGERSRVLLAREFARPSNLLVLDEPTNDLDLETLDLLQEVIADYDGTVLIVSHDRDFLDRTVTVTLGLDGSGHVDIVAGGYEEWERQRRPEAKKGAAKAAKAPSSPPPPPRPARAKLSYKDQRDYDQLPTRIEALDAQIARDEASLADPGLYARDAGAFDRLTKAIGAARDEKETAELRWLELAEQVETLG, from the coding sequence GTGATCGACGCCGAGCACGTCAGCCAAGCCTTCGATGGCGAGCGCCCGATCATCCGCGATTTCACCTTCCGGGTCACCCGCGGCGACCGGATCGGCCTTGTCGGGCGCAACGGTGCGGGCAAATCGACGTTGCTCAAGTTGCTTACCGGCGAACTCGAGCCGGATAGCGGCAGCGTGAAGCTGGCCAAGACGCTTGAGGCGATCGTGATCGATCAGCAGCGCAGCCTGATGGCGCCGGAAAAGCGCGTGCGCGACGTGCTGGCCGACGGCGGTGACTGGATCGAGGTGCTGGGCGTGAAGAAGCACGTCCACGGCTATCTGAAGGAATTCCTGTTCGATCCGTCGATCGCGGAGGCCAAGGTTGGGTCGCTATCCGGCGGCGAGCGATCGCGCGTGCTGCTGGCGCGGGAATTCGCACGGCCGTCGAACCTGCTGGTGCTCGACGAGCCGACCAACGACCTCGATCTCGAAACGCTCGATCTGTTGCAGGAAGTGATCGCGGATTACGATGGCACGGTGCTGATCGTCAGCCACGATCGCGACTTTCTCGATCGCACGGTGACGGTGACGCTGGGGCTCGACGGCAGCGGGCACGTCGATATCGTTGCCGGTGGCTATGAAGAATGGGAGCGTCAGCGACGGCCCGAGGCGAAGAAGGGGGCAGCCAAGGCCGCGAAGGCGCCATCTTCTCCTCCGCCGCCTCCGCGTCCGGCGCGCGCCAAGCTGAGCTACAAGGATCAGCGCGACTACGATCAGCTTCCGACGCGGATCGAGGCGCTGGACGCGCAGATCGCGCGCGATGAGGCGTCGCTCGCCGATCCGGGTCTCTATGCGCGTGACGCGGGTGCCTTCGATCGGCTGACCAAGGCGATAGGGGCGGCCCGCGATGAGAAGGAAACCGCCGAATTGCGCTGGCTGGAATTAGCCGAACAGGTCGAGACGCTAGGCTAA